The Candoia aspera isolate rCanAsp1 chromosome 6, rCanAsp1.hap2, whole genome shotgun sequence genome has a segment encoding these proteins:
- the WDR33 gene encoding pre-mRNA 3' end processing protein WDR33 isoform X3 has product MATEIGSPPRFFHMPKFQHQAPRQLFYKRPDFAQQQAMQQLTFDGKRMRKAVNRKTIDYNPSVIKYLENRVWQRDQQDMRAIQPDGGYYNDLVPPIGMLNNPMNAVTTKFVRTSTNKVKCPVFVVRWTPEGRRLVTGASSGEFTLWNGLTFNFETILQAHDSPVRAMTWSHNDMWMLTADHGGYVKYWQSNMNNVKMFQAHKEAIREASFSPTDNKFATCSDDGTVRIWDFLRCHEERILRD; this is encoded by the exons ATGGCCACAGAGATTGGCTCACCGCCACGTTTTTTCCATATGCCAAAGTTTCAGCACCAGGCCCCTCGGCAATTATTCTATAAGAGACCTGATTTTGCTCAGCAGCAAGCGATGCAACAGCTCACTTTTGATGGAAAGCGTATGAGAAAAGCAGTGAACCGAAAAACTATAGACTATAATCCTTCTGTTATAAAATATTTAGAG AATAGAGTATGGCAAAGAGACCAACAGGATATGCGGGCAATTCAGCCTGATGGAGGATATTATAATGAT ttGGTCCCACCTATAGGAATGTTGAATAACCCTATGAATGCTGTAACAACAAAATTTGTTAGGACATCTACCAATAAAGTAAAATGTCCAGTTTTTGTTGTTAGA TGGACACCTGAAGGAAGACGCTTGGTCACTGGGGCTTCTAGTGGAGAATTCACTTTATGGAATGGGCTTACTTTTAACTTCGAAACAATATTACAG GCTCATGACAGTCCAGTAAGGGCTATGACATGGTCACACAATGATATGTGGATGTTGACAGCAGACCATGGGGGATATGTGAAGTATTGGCAGTCCAACATGAACAACGTCAAGATGTTCCAGGCACATAAGGAGGCGATTAGAGAGGCCAG TTTCTCACCTACGGATAATAAATTTGCTACGTGCTCTGATGACGGCACTGTTAGAATCTGGGACTTTCTCCGTTGCCATGAGGAGAGAATTCTTCGAG ATTGA
- the WDR33 gene encoding pre-mRNA 3' end processing protein WDR33 isoform X2 produces MATEIGSPPRFFHMPKFQHQAPRQLFYKRPDFAQQQAMQQLTFDGKRMRKAVNRKTIDYNPSVIKYLENRVWQRDQQDMRAIQPDGGYYNDLVPPIGMLNNPMNAVTTKFVRTSTNKVKCPVFVVRWTPEGRRLVTGASSGEFTLWNGLTFNFETILQAHDSPVRAMTWSHNDMWMLTADHGGYVKYWQSNMNNVKMFQAHKEAIREASFSPTDNKFATCSDDGTVRIWDFLRCHEERILRVGPNFSDAPCWFSNSKILFPGYTVPFMFPFSTSVLFFTQGSCVEF; encoded by the exons ATGGCCACAGAGATTGGCTCACCGCCACGTTTTTTCCATATGCCAAAGTTTCAGCACCAGGCCCCTCGGCAATTATTCTATAAGAGACCTGATTTTGCTCAGCAGCAAGCGATGCAACAGCTCACTTTTGATGGAAAGCGTATGAGAAAAGCAGTGAACCGAAAAACTATAGACTATAATCCTTCTGTTATAAAATATTTAGAG AATAGAGTATGGCAAAGAGACCAACAGGATATGCGGGCAATTCAGCCTGATGGAGGATATTATAATGAT ttGGTCCCACCTATAGGAATGTTGAATAACCCTATGAATGCTGTAACAACAAAATTTGTTAGGACATCTACCAATAAAGTAAAATGTCCAGTTTTTGTTGTTAGA TGGACACCTGAAGGAAGACGCTTGGTCACTGGGGCTTCTAGTGGAGAATTCACTTTATGGAATGGGCTTACTTTTAACTTCGAAACAATATTACAG GCTCATGACAGTCCAGTAAGGGCTATGACATGGTCACACAATGATATGTGGATGTTGACAGCAGACCATGGGGGATATGTGAAGTATTGGCAGTCCAACATGAACAACGTCAAGATGTTCCAGGCACATAAGGAGGCGATTAGAGAGGCCAG TTTCTCACCTACGGATAATAAATTTGCTACGTGCTCTGATGACGGCACTGTTAGAATCTGGGACTTTCTCCGTTGCCATGAGGAGAGAATTCTTCGAG TTGGACCAAACTTCAGTGATGCTCCCTGCTGGTTTAGTAATTCAAAGATTTTGTTTCCTGGGTACACAGTTCCTTTTATGTTTCCTTTCTCTACCTCTGTCCTATTTTTTACTCAAGGTAGCTGTGTGGAGTTTTAA